A region of Pyxidicoccus parkwaysis DNA encodes the following proteins:
- a CDS encoding helix-hairpin-helix domain-containing protein, with product MGVEWKDNIDVADTLERVADLLESQDATPFRVNAYRKAATTIARWPKPVAEVLASEGEAGLRELPGVGKSIAAAVAEFVRTGALGLLDRLESEASPEQLLASVPGIGPELAHRIHAELGVRTLEELEQAAHDGSLEEVEGFGPRRGQQVRELLATRLGQQRRGAARLQAAAARGAQPELGLLLDIDEEYRRRAAAGELRTIAPRRFNPSGEAWLPVLRRKVDGWSVRALFSNTALAHQQGTTRDWVVLYFDRDEEEGQCTVVTAHGGPLDGRRVVRGREVECLAYYGVEAEETQAPQPGA from the coding sequence ATGGGCGTGGAATGGAAGGACAACATCGACGTGGCGGACACGCTGGAGCGGGTGGCGGACCTGCTGGAGTCGCAGGACGCCACGCCGTTCCGGGTGAACGCGTACCGCAAGGCCGCGACGACGATTGCGCGGTGGCCGAAGCCGGTGGCGGAAGTGCTCGCCTCGGAGGGTGAGGCGGGGCTGCGCGAGCTGCCCGGGGTGGGCAAGAGCATCGCCGCGGCGGTGGCGGAGTTCGTCAGGACGGGGGCGCTGGGGCTGCTGGACAGGCTGGAGTCCGAGGCGTCTCCCGAGCAGCTGCTCGCGAGCGTGCCCGGCATCGGTCCGGAGCTGGCGCACCGGATTCATGCGGAGCTGGGCGTGCGGACGCTGGAGGAGCTGGAGCAGGCGGCGCACGACGGGAGCCTGGAGGAGGTGGAGGGCTTCGGGCCCCGGCGCGGACAGCAGGTGCGCGAGCTGCTGGCGACGAGGCTGGGGCAACAGCGGCGCGGAGCAGCGCGGTTGCAGGCGGCCGCGGCGCGGGGGGCGCAGCCGGAGCTTGGGCTGCTGCTGGACATCGACGAGGAGTACCGGCGGCGCGCGGCGGCGGGAGAGCTGCGGACGATTGCGCCGCGCCGGTTCAACCCGTCAGGGGAGGCGTGGCTGCCGGTGCTGCGGCGCAAGGTGGACGGGTGGAGCGTCCGGGCGCTGTTCTCCAACACGGCGCTGGCGCACCAGCAGGGCACGACGCGGGACTGGGTGGTGCTGTACTTCGACAGGGACGAAGAGGAAGGCCAGTGCACCGTCGTCACCGCGCACGGAGGTCCGCTCGACGGCAGGCGCGTGGTGCGAGGCCGCGAGGTGGAGTGCCTCGCGTACTACGGCGTGGAGGCCGAGGAGACACAGGCACCACAGCCGGGGGCGTGA
- a CDS encoding peptide chain release factor 3, with protein MTNELDREVARRRTFAIISHPDAGKTTLTEKLLLYGGAIHLAGSVKAKRARRHATSDWMELEKERGISVTSSVLQFVYRDHAVNLLDTPGHQDFSEDTYRTLAAADSAVMLIDAAKGVEPQTKKLFKVCRMRGIPIFTFVNKLDRYGREPLDLMDELEQVLGIRSYPMNWPIGMGPDFRGVYDRKARVVHIFSAEGSHGESEVAERSVSIDSDEIKTVLTEAELAKLHSDIELLDIGGDEFTREKHDSGQLSPMFFGSAMTNFGVRPFLDEFLDLAPAPTPRPTKTGPREPTNPKFAGFVFKIQANMDPAHRDRIAFMRVVSGRYTKGMSAYHSRLGKEVRLAKPSQFMAAERTAIEDAWPGDVIGLFDPGQYRIGDTLAEGGTDVEFEGVPRFSPEFFAVVRSKDPLRRKQMEKGLEQLSEEGTVQIFQQLQMGMKDPIVGVVGALQFEVLQYRLEHEYGAKIALDRLPFSHARWVVGANFDPKSFDWEGNRQTVQDRDGLPLVLFRDDWALQHAEDKHPELKFVSEAPMLRKAAEAATGS; from the coding sequence ATGACGAACGAGCTCGACAGGGAGGTCGCCCGCAGGCGCACCTTCGCGATCATCTCCCACCCCGACGCGGGCAAGACGACGCTGACGGAGAAGCTGCTCCTCTACGGCGGCGCCATCCACCTGGCCGGCAGCGTGAAGGCCAAGCGCGCGCGGCGCCACGCCACCTCCGACTGGATGGAGCTGGAGAAGGAGCGCGGCATCTCCGTGACGTCGTCCGTCCTCCAGTTCGTCTACCGCGACCACGCGGTGAACCTGCTGGACACGCCGGGCCACCAGGACTTCTCCGAGGACACCTACCGCACCCTCGCGGCGGCTGACTCGGCGGTGATGCTCATCGACGCCGCCAAGGGCGTCGAGCCTCAGACGAAGAAGCTCTTCAAGGTCTGCCGCATGCGCGGCATCCCCATCTTCACCTTCGTCAACAAGCTGGACCGGTACGGCCGCGAGCCCCTGGACCTCATGGACGAATTGGAGCAGGTGCTCGGCATCCGCTCCTACCCGATGAACTGGCCCATCGGCATGGGGCCGGACTTCCGCGGCGTCTATGACCGGAAGGCCCGCGTCGTGCACATCTTCTCCGCCGAGGGCTCGCACGGTGAGTCGGAAGTGGCGGAGCGCTCGGTCTCCATCGACTCGGATGAAATCAAGACCGTCCTCACCGAGGCCGAGCTGGCGAAGCTCCACAGCGACATCGAATTGCTGGACATCGGCGGCGACGAGTTCACCCGCGAGAAGCACGACTCGGGACAGCTGTCGCCCATGTTCTTCGGCAGCGCGATGACGAACTTCGGCGTGCGCCCCTTCCTGGACGAGTTCCTGGACCTGGCGCCCGCGCCGACGCCCCGTCCCACGAAGACCGGGCCCCGTGAGCCCACCAACCCCAAGTTCGCGGGCTTCGTCTTCAAGATTCAGGCGAACATGGACCCGGCGCACAGAGACCGCATCGCCTTCATGCGCGTGGTCAGCGGCCGCTACACGAAGGGCATGAGCGCCTACCACTCGCGCCTGGGCAAGGAAGTGCGCCTGGCCAAGCCGAGCCAGTTCATGGCCGCCGAGCGCACGGCCATTGAAGACGCCTGGCCGGGAGACGTCATCGGCCTGTTCGACCCGGGCCAGTACCGCATCGGTGACACGCTGGCCGAGGGCGGCACCGACGTGGAGTTCGAGGGCGTGCCCCGCTTCAGCCCGGAGTTCTTCGCCGTGGTGCGCTCCAAGGACCCGCTGCGCCGCAAGCAGATGGAGAAGGGCCTGGAGCAGCTCTCGGAAGAGGGCACCGTGCAAATCTTCCAGCAGCTCCAGATGGGCATGAAGGACCCCATCGTCGGCGTGGTGGGTGCCCTCCAGTTCGAAGTCCTCCAGTACCGGCTGGAGCACGAGTACGGGGCGAAGATTGCCCTGGACCGGCTGCCCTTCAGCCACGCGCGCTGGGTGGTGGGCGCCAACTTCGACCCCAAGTCGTTCGACTGGGAGGGCAACCGTCAGACGGTGCAGGACCGGGACGGCCTGCCGCTCGTGCTGTTCCGCGACGACTGGGCGCTCCAGCATGCCGAGGACAAGCACCCGGAGCTGAAGTTCGTCTCCGAGGCGCCCATGCTCCGCAAGGCGGCGGAAGCGGCCACCGGTTCATGA
- a CDS encoding ATPase domain-containing protein → MSARTERQVIARLQTGIPNLDAILHGGLPKGVMTVLAGPPGSGKTILAQQICFHHIAQGGRVLYFNTLSEPTAKTLLYLRPFAFFDPAKLDDGIRFIDLGTMLRNQGLELTSNLLMDHLKQFKPSMVVIDSFKVFDDLSHSNEELRKFTYELAVRLMAWECTSFLLGEYSPELFEHPAYSAIDGIMVAKQQEISGEQQRLLKVVKMRGTSHSREDHPFVITDAGVEVYAPSITLRREAGMLRGQGATPRMRTGISRLDDLLGEGIPLGSSIIASGVAGSGKTILGLEFLYRGAREHGERGLYFSFEETEERLRATARGLGWELDRELERGTVQLVFIPQTDILVDRDILEMQRRVAAFGARRVVVDSMSVFLHRIEDKRIVRDKVFWLANIMQNHQAVGFFSNDVPAGTSQLTRFGVEETVMDGILHLSWEKEGLDRHRYLEVLKLRNTAHARGRHSVTIGAGGFCIYPRIEEAPPPEPRVPLAPRRARVSFGVPGLDALLDGGLLEGSVSLVSGSPGTGKSTLGLHFALEAARRGERALYLALDEEPTQLLQAAEALELPLREAMEAGQVDVLYLPREHLHAARALPIVENRIRELGPSRVVLDSASDIEVRGLVSEELRQLLHALVLRLRTLGVTSLFTLEARSLYVTDALSERGLSPLADNIFMFRYAREEGLLVPMLTVVKTRGSGHDRGSHRFTLGKGGLRLGGGSGNRASSSGVGPKPRRRPAPKRGRRK, encoded by the coding sequence ATGAGCGCTCGCACGGAGCGGCAGGTGATTGCCCGGCTGCAGACCGGCATCCCCAACCTGGACGCCATCCTCCACGGCGGTCTGCCCAAGGGGGTGATGACGGTGCTCGCCGGGCCTCCGGGCTCGGGGAAGACCATCCTCGCCCAGCAGATCTGCTTCCACCACATCGCCCAGGGCGGCCGGGTCCTCTACTTCAACACCCTCTCCGAGCCGACCGCGAAGACGCTGCTCTACCTGCGGCCCTTCGCCTTCTTCGACCCGGCGAAGCTGGACGACGGCATCCGCTTCATCGACCTCGGGACGATGCTCCGGAACCAGGGGCTGGAGCTGACGAGCAACCTGCTGATGGACCACCTCAAGCAGTTCAAGCCCTCCATGGTGGTCATCGACAGCTTCAAGGTCTTCGACGACCTGTCCCATTCGAACGAGGAGCTGCGCAAGTTCACCTATGAGCTCGCCGTCCGGCTGATGGCCTGGGAGTGCACCTCCTTCCTGCTCGGTGAGTACAGCCCCGAGCTGTTCGAGCATCCGGCCTACTCCGCCATCGACGGCATCATGGTCGCCAAGCAGCAGGAGATATCCGGGGAGCAGCAGCGGCTGCTCAAGGTCGTCAAGATGCGGGGCACCTCGCACAGCCGTGAGGACCACCCGTTCGTCATCACCGATGCCGGCGTGGAGGTCTACGCGCCGAGCATCACCCTGCGGCGCGAAGCCGGCATGCTGCGGGGGCAGGGGGCCACTCCCCGCATGAGGACGGGCATCTCCCGGCTCGACGACCTGCTCGGCGAGGGCATCCCGCTGGGCTCCAGCATCATCGCCTCGGGCGTGGCGGGCTCGGGGAAGACCATCCTCGGGCTGGAGTTCCTCTACCGGGGCGCCCGGGAGCACGGCGAGAGGGGCCTGTACTTCTCCTTCGAGGAGACCGAGGAGCGCCTGCGCGCCACCGCCCGCGGGCTCGGCTGGGAGCTGGACCGGGAGCTGGAGCGGGGCACCGTGCAGCTGGTCTTCATCCCCCAGACGGACATCCTGGTGGACCGGGACATCCTGGAGATGCAGCGTCGCGTCGCGGCCTTCGGGGCCCGGCGCGTGGTGGTCGACTCGATGTCCGTGTTCCTCCACAGAATCGAGGACAAGCGCATCGTGCGGGACAAGGTGTTCTGGCTGGCGAACATCATGCAGAACCACCAGGCCGTGGGCTTCTTCTCCAATGACGTCCCCGCGGGCACGTCCCAGCTCACCCGCTTCGGCGTGGAGGAGACGGTGATGGACGGCATCCTCCACCTCAGTTGGGAGAAGGAGGGACTCGACCGCCACCGCTACCTGGAGGTGCTCAAGCTGCGGAACACCGCGCATGCCAGGGGACGGCACTCGGTGACGATTGGCGCCGGGGGCTTCTGCATCTACCCGCGCATCGAAGAGGCTCCGCCCCCGGAGCCTCGGGTGCCGCTCGCGCCCCGCAGGGCGAGGGTCTCCTTCGGGGTTCCAGGGCTGGATGCGCTGCTCGACGGAGGGCTGCTCGAGGGGAGCGTGTCCCTGGTCTCGGGCAGCCCGGGCACGGGCAAGAGCACGCTGGGGCTGCACTTCGCGCTGGAGGCGGCGCGCCGCGGGGAGCGCGCGCTGTACCTCGCCCTGGACGAGGAGCCCACCCAGCTGCTCCAGGCCGCCGAGGCGTTGGAGCTGCCGCTGCGCGAGGCGATGGAGGCCGGGCAGGTGGACGTCCTCTACCTGCCACGCGAGCACCTGCATGCGGCGCGCGCGCTCCCCATCGTGGAGAACCGCATCCGCGAGCTGGGGCCTTCCCGGGTGGTGCTCGACAGCGCCAGTGACATCGAGGTGCGGGGGCTCGTGTCGGAGGAGCTGCGGCAGTTGCTCCATGCCCTGGTCCTCCGCCTGCGCACCCTGGGCGTGACGAGCCTCTTCACCCTCGAGGCGCGCTCGCTCTACGTCACGGACGCCCTCAGCGAGCGCGGACTGTCCCCGCTCGCCGACAACATCTTCATGTTCCGCTATGCCCGGGAAGAGGGCCTGCTCGTCCCGATGCTGACCGTGGTGAAGACGCGCGGCAGTGGCCACGACCGTGGGAGCCATCGCTTCACCCTGGGCAAGGGGGGGCTGCGGTTGGGTGGCGGGAGCGGGAACCGGGCCTCATCTTCGGGAGTAGGTCCGAAGCCGCGGCGCCGTCCGGCCCCCAAGCGGGGACGCCGGAAGTAG